Proteins from a genomic interval of Streptomyces sp. Tu6071:
- a CDS encoding alpha/beta fold hydrolase: MSEITTTDGTHIYYKDWGPRDAQPIVFHHGWPLSADDWDAQMLFFLAQGYRVIAHDRRGHGRSSQSAGGHEMDTYAADVAALTDALDLRDAVHIGHSTGGGEVARYVARAKPGRVAKAVLVSSVPPLMLRTEANPGGLPLEVFDGFRAALAANRAQFYVDVPSGPFYNFDQPGVEKSQAVIDNWWRQGMMGAANAHYECIKAFSETDFTEDLKRIEVPVLVAHGTGDQVVPYDDAAPLSAKLLKNSRLKTYEGYPHGMLTTHADVLNPDLLAFVKE; encoded by the coding sequence ATGAGCGAGATCACCACCACGGACGGCACGCACATCTACTACAAGGACTGGGGTCCCCGCGACGCCCAGCCGATCGTCTTCCACCACGGCTGGCCCCTGAGCGCGGACGACTGGGACGCCCAGATGCTGTTCTTCCTCGCTCAGGGCTACCGCGTCATCGCCCACGACCGCCGCGGCCACGGGCGCTCCAGCCAGAGCGCGGGCGGCCACGAGATGGACACCTACGCCGCCGACGTCGCGGCCCTCACCGACGCGCTCGACCTGCGCGACGCCGTCCACATCGGCCACTCCACGGGCGGCGGCGAGGTGGCCCGCTACGTGGCGCGGGCGAAGCCCGGCCGGGTCGCCAAGGCCGTGCTGGTCTCGTCGGTGCCGCCGCTCATGCTGCGGACGGAAGCCAACCCCGGCGGCCTGCCGCTGGAGGTCTTCGACGGCTTCCGCGCCGCCCTCGCCGCGAACCGCGCGCAGTTCTACGTCGACGTCCCCTCCGGGCCGTTCTACAACTTCGACCAGCCCGGCGTGGAGAAGTCGCAGGCCGTGATCGACAACTGGTGGCGGCAGGGGATGATGGGCGCCGCGAACGCCCACTACGAGTGCATCAAGGCGTTCTCCGAGACGGACTTCACCGAGGACCTCAAGCGGATCGAGGTGCCCGTCCTGGTCGCGCACGGCACGGGCGATCAGGTCGTCCCCTACGACGACGCGGCGCCGCTCTCCGCCAAGCTCCTGAAGAACAGCCGGCTGAAGACCTACGAGGGCTACCCCCACGGCATGCTGACCACCCACGCCGACGTCCTCAACCCCGACCTCCTGGCCTTCGTCAAGGAGTGA
- a CDS encoding lycopene cyclase family protein — protein sequence MERAEVVIVGAGASGLSLALALAEHAPGAAPVVVLDAADAGLRTVDRTWCWWEAAHGPYDDMLAASWDRLRLVGADGEVVPLRLPESRYKMLRSPVFEAGARERLAHAAGTRLVPGTVVGIVPRPDGSLVRARDARDREFTVRARWVFDSRPVSPLPPARTLLWQHFRGWFLRTAAPVFTPDAVDLMDFRTPQPARGLSFCYVLPLGPCEALVEYTEFSRQRLTRAAYERELRRYVREVLGVDAYEVTGSEQGAIPMTDGVFGRRAGPGVFRIGTAGGATRPATGYTFAAVQRQARAVAERLARGAEPVPPPSYGRRARAMDAVLLRALDRDRVRGPEFFTGLFGGVPVERVLRFLDGRTTWAEDLGIGLRVPVGAMTATALELPFVRRRPGG from the coding sequence ATGGAGCGGGCCGAGGTGGTGATCGTGGGGGCCGGGGCCTCGGGGCTCAGTCTCGCCCTCGCCCTGGCGGAGCACGCCCCCGGTGCCGCCCCGGTGGTGGTGCTCGACGCGGCGGACGCGGGGCTGCGGACTGTCGACCGGACGTGGTGCTGGTGGGAAGCCGCGCACGGCCCGTACGACGACATGCTCGCCGCCTCCTGGGACCGGTTGCGGCTCGTGGGGGCGGACGGCGAGGTCGTCCCGCTCCGGCTCCCGGAGTCGCGGTACAAGATGCTGCGCTCGCCGGTGTTCGAGGCGGGTGCGCGGGAGCGGCTGGCCCATGCGGCGGGGACGCGCCTCGTCCCGGGCACCGTGGTCGGGATCGTCCCGCGCCCGGACGGCTCACTCGTCCGGGCGCGGGACGCGCGGGACCGCGAGTTCACCGTCCGCGCGCGGTGGGTCTTCGACTCGCGGCCCGTCTCGCCGCTGCCCCCGGCGCGCACCCTGCTGTGGCAGCACTTCCGCGGATGGTTCCTGCGGACCGCCGCGCCGGTCTTCACCCCGGACGCGGTCGATCTGATGGACTTCCGCACTCCGCAGCCCGCCCGGGGGCTCTCCTTCTGCTACGTGCTGCCGCTCGGCCCGTGCGAGGCGCTCGTCGAGTACACCGAGTTCTCGCGGCAGCGGCTCACGCGCGCCGCCTACGAGCGGGAACTGCGCCGGTACGTGCGCGAGGTGCTCGGCGTGGACGCGTACGAGGTGACGGGCAGTGAGCAGGGCGCGATCCCGATGACGGACGGGGTGTTCGGGCGGCGGGCGGGTCCGGGGGTGTTCCGGATCGGGACGGCGGGCGGGGCGACGCGCCCGGCGACCGGGTACACCTTCGCGGCGGTGCAGCGGCAGGCGCGGGCGGTGGCCGAGCGGCTGGCGCGCGGGGCCGAGCCGGTGCCGCCGCCGTCGTACGGGCGGCGGGCGCGGGCGATGGACGCCGTGCTGCTGCGGGCGCTGGACCGGGACCGGGTGCGGGGGCCGGAGTTCTTCACGGGGCTGTTCGGCGGGGTTCCGGTGGAACGGGTGCTGCGCTTCCTCGACGGGCGCACGACGTGGGCGGAGGATCTGGGAATCGGGCTGCGGGTGCCGGTCGGCGCGATGACGGCGACGGCGCTGGAGCTGCCGTTCGTCCGGCGGCGCCCCGGTGGTTGA